In Miscanthus floridulus cultivar M001 chromosome 8, ASM1932011v1, whole genome shotgun sequence, the sequence GCTCGAGCCGGACGAGCTCCCGGCCTTCGTCTCGGTCGTCTCGGACGCGCGCCCCACCGACAAGACCCCGCTCCGCCGCCACGCGCTGCGCGCCCTGGCGCTTGTCGCGGCGTCCCACCCTCGCGACGCCGTGGCCCCGCTCGTCCCGCGCATCCTCGCCGCCGCGCTCCGCCGCGTCCGAGACCAGGACTCCTCCGTCCGCGCCGCGCTCGTCGACACCgcgcgcgccgcggcggcggcctcggcctcggcctccgCCGCGCTCCGGCCCCTCACAGACGCGCTCCTCCACGAGCAGGACCAGTGCGCGCAGCTGGCGGCCGCGCTCGCCACGGCCGCCGCCGTCGAGGcgtccgccgccaccgccgaccTCGCTTCCTACCTCCACAAGCTCCAACCGCGCCTCCTCAAGTTACTTCGCAGCAATGCCTTCAAGGCCAAGCCCGCGCTCATCACCCTCATCGGCGCTTCCgtggccatggccggcgatgcCGAAGTCACCGCCTCCATCCCGTGCCTCCGCGATGCAATCGCTAGCGATGACTGGGCAGCGAGGAAGGCCGCGGCGGAGGCGCTAGCTGCATTGGCCCTAGAGCACACGGATCTTCTCACGACCTACAAATCCTCTTGCGTTACCTTCTTCGAGGCCAGAAGGTTTGACAAGGTCGGTCATCAATTTGGTTCGGATCTTACGGTTGTCGTTTTTTTGGATCTGACTGTGGGGCTGAGTATCAAAATGCTTCAATGCAGGTCAAGATTGTGCGAGAGTCGATGAACCGGATGATTGAGGCGTGGAAGGAGATCCCGGGTGCTGAAGAGGACGAGTGCTCCTCCGCTCCGCCACCAGCGTCCCAGTCACAACGAAGATCTTCTCTTACAGGTGAGGAGGGGCATTCCCTTTGTAGTTTTAGCTGTACTTGGCTACTTGCTACTAGTTCCGCATGTACAGATCTGGTAAATTTATTGATGTATACCTTGCAAGAGGTAAAGAGCCACATAAGAGTCTCTTGTTGTTTATACTTAATAAAATATTGATGAATAGTTGGGTAAAATGCTACACCTATTTCTTTTTTGTATATAATTTATCTTGTAACTAATCAGGGAGTGCAAGTGATGGGCGATATCCGGCTGCTTCGCTGGGCTCAAACTCAGTTCCATCAGCAACAAGGAGGAGCAGATTACCTGTGAGCAGATCATCTCCGCCTGATGTGTCACCCAGTGTCACCAAAACAAATAGT encodes:
- the LOC136474734 gene encoding TORTIFOLIA1-like protein 3, translating into MGTTARREPLKQRVNRCLLKLSDRDTEAMAAAELEAIARALEPDELPAFVSVVSDARPTDKTPLRRHALRALALVAASHPRDAVAPLVPRILAAALRRVRDQDSSVRAALVDTARAAAAASASASAALRPLTDALLHEQDQCAQLAAALATAAAVEASAATADLASYLHKLQPRLLKLLRSNAFKAKPALITLIGASVAMAGDAEVTASIPCLRDAIASDDWAARKAAAEALAALALEHTDLLTTYKSSCVTFFEARRFDKVKIVRESMNRMIEAWKEIPGAEEDECSSAPPPASQSQRRSSLTGSASDGRYPAASLGSNSVPSATRRSRLPVSRSSPPDVSPSVTKTNSPSSIRNKKLLPPSYHKVRQANNCDYKVEIAVTPDATPIKVVTEEKLLKGGNVRDRLEVRRTLFQGSEDRSAKLAGHKAGSRVVPYEGGGNLEEISEIEGGSERYAVHKDESLSEIRTQLLQILNQQSSLLDLLQKFMGKSENGMNSLETRVHGLEMALDEISRDLAFSSGRMSNREPDVKTCCILSPKFWRRHNGGRSSSRFSASDPANSSDESRTSYKWERQKFGLQGGFVTNPLAEPNISSVGKTMVTQEGRKKDTTLQKSRMG